The Synechococcales cyanobacterium CNB genome includes a window with the following:
- a CDS encoding HDIG domain-containing protein gives MPKDTPKTGPRSPGTRRGGRVRSGLRRRGEATFRERLADLYRSPVAGWGVIIAIVAATAAAGIAIWTRERPLVSVGRVMNETRLVRVPFTLVDTLETEKKRESVRLSVPGVYVADLPVLAELRSSLENLPRTLASVSSLADVEAGIRERFRLTEEGLAAVQAEAVAGEPSPDYLDRVHAFMAILERTPLLGRDEWQRWSQSITRRMELRLGPGGRVEHEADRAVNIDDAEMLRAAIDEAARLAGFARPMRQVIVGRLSSSPRATFRYDAAATEAKRNAAAEAVEPIVNEWPVGAVIYSRGYALTPAQYEVARAELEHFAADAPIWRISLRRASIAGAVFAVAAGVAFYAALFSPRMRRNVSRIAWIACLLVGAQAVACVATVAEPWMIFFTGVAPTVFVAAIVVIAYDQRVALAIGCLHGILVCVALDQSIGMFAVIVTGVAMAVWRLREIRQRNALVKMGAFTAVGLAAATLLAGLADRPIVADSLREALGDAALAGMGGLVVGGVVLFLLPVIERAFDITTGMTLIELRDPKQPLLRELQQRAPGTYNHSLNVASIAEAAADAVGADPLRTYVGALYHDVGKMNKPEYFVENQSGGINKHDKLSPAMSLLVIVGHVKDGVELAREYGLPRSLFPFIEQHHGTTLVEFFYHRARKQAEEQAGGADDKDMPSEIEYRYPGPKPQSKETAILMLADAVESATRTLSEPTPSRIDALVRSLANKRLMDGQFDECDLTLRELSAIVESISKTVAAIYHGRIAYPAGGKPQPKTAAPQSASQPA, from the coding sequence ATGCCCAAGGACACCCCCAAGACGGGACCTCGCTCACCGGGCACGCGCCGGGGCGGTCGCGTCCGGTCCGGCTTGCGCCGCCGGGGAGAGGCAACCTTCCGCGAGCGTCTCGCCGACCTTTACCGCTCGCCGGTTGCGGGATGGGGCGTCATCATCGCGATCGTCGCCGCGACGGCAGCCGCGGGCATCGCCATCTGGACGCGCGAGCGGCCGCTGGTGAGCGTCGGGCGCGTGATGAACGAGACGCGCCTGGTCCGCGTGCCGTTCACGCTGGTGGACACGCTGGAGACGGAGAAGAAGCGCGAGAGCGTGCGACTGTCCGTGCCCGGCGTGTACGTGGCGGACCTGCCCGTGCTCGCGGAGTTGCGCTCTTCGCTGGAGAACCTGCCGCGGACGCTCGCGTCGGTCTCGTCGCTCGCCGACGTGGAAGCGGGCATCCGCGAGCGATTCAGGCTCACGGAGGAGGGGCTTGCGGCGGTGCAGGCCGAGGCGGTCGCGGGCGAGCCGTCGCCGGACTACCTCGACCGTGTGCACGCGTTCATGGCGATCCTGGAGCGCACGCCGCTGCTCGGGCGCGACGAGTGGCAGCGGTGGTCGCAGAGCATCACGCGGCGGATGGAGTTGCGCCTCGGGCCCGGCGGGCGCGTCGAGCACGAGGCCGACCGCGCCGTGAACATCGACGACGCGGAGATGCTGCGCGCCGCAATCGACGAAGCGGCCCGCCTCGCGGGGTTTGCGCGTCCGATGCGGCAGGTGATCGTCGGTCGCCTCTCGTCCTCGCCGCGGGCCACCTTCCGCTATGACGCCGCCGCGACCGAGGCCAAGCGCAACGCCGCCGCCGAGGCGGTCGAGCCGATCGTCAACGAATGGCCCGTCGGCGCGGTGATCTACAGCCGCGGGTACGCACTGACGCCGGCGCAGTACGAGGTGGCGCGGGCGGAACTGGAGCACTTCGCCGCCGACGCGCCGATCTGGCGGATCTCCCTGCGGCGGGCCAGCATCGCCGGCGCGGTCTTCGCCGTCGCCGCGGGCGTCGCGTTCTACGCCGCCCTCTTCAGCCCGCGCATGCGACGCAACGTCTCGCGGATCGCCTGGATCGCGTGCCTGCTGGTCGGCGCGCAGGCGGTGGCCTGCGTCGCCACGGTGGCCGAGCCGTGGATGATCTTCTTCACCGGCGTCGCCCCGACGGTCTTCGTCGCCGCGATCGTCGTCATCGCCTATGACCAGCGCGTCGCGCTCGCCATCGGTTGTCTGCACGGCATCCTGGTGTGCGTCGCGCTCGACCAGTCCATCGGCATGTTCGCTGTCATCGTCACGGGCGTGGCGATGGCCGTCTGGAGGCTGCGCGAAATCCGCCAGCGCAACGCCCTCGTGAAGATGGGCGCGTTCACGGCCGTCGGTCTCGCCGCCGCGACGCTGCTCGCGGGTCTGGCCGATCGGCCCATCGTCGCCGACTCGCTCCGCGAGGCCCTGGGCGATGCCGCGCTCGCCGGCATGGGCGGGCTGGTCGTCGGCGGCGTCGTGCTCTTCCTGCTCCCCGTGATCGAACGGGCCTTCGACATCACCACCGGCATGACGCTCATCGAGCTGCGCGATCCGAAGCAGCCGCTGTTGCGCGAGCTCCAGCAGCGCGCCCCGGGCACCTACAACCACTCGCTGAACGTCGCCAGCATCGCCGAGGCAGCGGCCGACGCCGTCGGCGCGGACCCCCTGCGCACCTACGTCGGCGCGCTCTACCACGACGTCGGCAAGATGAACAAGCCCGAGTACTTTGTCGAGAACCAGTCGGGAGGGATCAACAAGCACGACAAGCTCAGCCCCGCCATGAGCCTCCTCGTCATCGTCGGGCACGTTAAGGACGGCGTCGAACTCGCCCGCGAGTACGGCCTGCCCCGCTCGCTCTTCCCATTCATCGAGCAGCATCACGGCACCACCCTCGTCGAGTTCTTCTACCACCGCGCCCGCAAGCAGGCCGAGGAACAGGCCGGCGGCGCGGACGACAAGGACATGCCCAGCGAGATCGAATACCGATACCCGGGCCCCAAGCCCCAGTCCAAGGAAACAGCGATCCTCATGCTCGCCGACGCCGTCGAGAGCGCGACACGCACCCTCAGCGAACCGACCCCCAGTCGCATCGACGCCCTGGTGCGCTCACTCGCCAACAAGCGCCTCATGGACGGCCAGTTCGACGAGTGCGACCTCACCCTCCGCGAACTCTCCGCCATCGTCGAATCCATCTCCAAGACCGTTGCCGCGATCTATCACGGACGCATCGCCTACCCCGCCGGCGGCAAACCGCAGCCGAAGACCGCCGCGCCGCAGAGCGCAAGCCAGCCGGCGTGA
- a CDS encoding HAMP domain-containing histidine kinase, protein MPETEPISPTDPQAHLDRLQAEIDRLRGQLAESHRLSMLGIAAGMIAHEVNNILTPVLGYAKAALARPEDAALVRKALERSASAAKRASGIAEAVLAVAKGGGVQPDECEIAVCITTALQNLGRELNQDGITVSIEVPAGGRVAISATALEQILLNLLLNAREAMMPGGGELTVRVRECSTWNTHATIEISDTGKGIPLHLRDRVFEPFVSSRGSGLGLALCRTLVEAAGGSIRVEPRQGGGTTVVVELQTAKGASCQRARSEHAREKAA, encoded by the coding sequence ATGCCCGAAACCGAACCGATTTCGCCGACCGACCCGCAGGCCCATCTCGACAGGCTGCAAGCGGAGATCGACCGTCTTCGGGGTCAACTGGCCGAATCGCACCGGCTGTCCATGCTCGGCATCGCTGCTGGGATGATCGCCCACGAGGTCAACAACATCCTGACGCCCGTGCTGGGCTACGCCAAGGCTGCGCTCGCAAGGCCGGAAGATGCGGCGTTGGTTCGCAAGGCCCTGGAACGTTCCGCTTCCGCCGCCAAACGGGCAAGTGGCATCGCCGAGGCTGTGCTCGCAGTTGCGAAGGGTGGGGGAGTCCAGCCGGACGAGTGCGAGATCGCGGTGTGCATCACAACCGCCCTGCAGAACCTTGGCCGAGAGTTGAACCAGGACGGGATCACCGTGTCGATCGAGGTGCCTGCCGGCGGGCGCGTCGCCATCTCGGCCACTGCCCTCGAACAGATCCTGTTGAACCTGCTTCTTAATGCCCGGGAAGCGATGATGCCCGGCGGCGGGGAACTCACCGTCCGAGTGAGAGAGTGTTCCACGTGGAACACGCACGCCACGATCGAGATTAGCGACACGGGCAAGGGTATTCCCCTGCACCTGAGAGATCGTGTGTTCGAGCCGTTCGTTTCCAGTCGAGGGAGCGGACTCGGTCTCGCCCTCTGTCGAACACTCGTCGAGGCGGCAGGGGGGAGCATCCGGGTCGAGCCTCGCCAAGGGGGGGGGACGACGGTCGTGGTCGAACTTCAAACGGCCAAGGGGGCCAGCTGCCAAAGAGCCAGGTCGGAGCACGCGCGGGAGAAGGCGGCCTAG
- a CDS encoding ParB/RepB/Spo0J family partition protein has translation MRPRRGIMPAMSTKPRRLGRGLSSLLEAPSPVRIETQVPVSQDVTVGSGVVALPVDAVSPSPFQPRERFDDAGLAGLAESIRRSGVMQPIIVRPLGSIGGGARKYELVAGERRWRAARLAGLATVPALVRDLDDESAAEWAVVENVQREDLNPIERARALRGLAERFGLTHGEIADRVGLERSSVANLIRLIDLDARVQELIASGALTAGHGKALLAVADAARRAALAERAVRESWTVRRLEREARRAPAVGGSTAAQGGGTREAVIADLERRLTQHLGTKVTIVTGATGTRGRIVVEFYDLDHFDGLMTRMGLVQGK, from the coding sequence ATGCGACCCCGCCGTGGCATAATGCCAGCCATGAGCACGAAGCCGCGACGGTTGGGACGGGGTTTGAGCAGCCTGCTGGAAGCCCCCTCGCCGGTCCGCATTGAAACACAAGTGCCTGTCAGTCAAGACGTTACGGTCGGTTCTGGCGTTGTCGCCCTGCCGGTTGATGCCGTCTCGCCCAGCCCGTTCCAGCCGCGAGAGCGGTTCGACGACGCGGGACTGGCCGGCCTGGCCGAATCGATCCGCCGGTCCGGCGTCATGCAACCGATCATCGTCCGTCCGCTCGGGAGCATCGGGGGGGGGGCGCGGAAGTACGAACTCGTGGCCGGCGAGCGGCGGTGGCGAGCGGCCCGGCTGGCGGGGCTGGCGACCGTGCCCGCGCTGGTGCGCGACCTCGACGACGAGTCGGCGGCCGAGTGGGCCGTGGTCGAGAACGTGCAGCGCGAGGACCTGAACCCCATCGAGCGGGCGCGTGCCCTGCGCGGCCTGGCCGAGCGGTTCGGCCTGACGCACGGCGAGATCGCGGATCGCGTGGGGCTCGAGCGCTCCAGCGTCGCCAATCTCATCCGTCTCATCGACCTTGATGCCCGAGTGCAGGAACTGATCGCGTCGGGCGCGCTCACGGCCGGCCACGGCAAGGCCCTGCTTGCGGTCGCCGACGCCGCGCGGAGGGCAGCGCTGGCCGAGCGGGCGGTGCGCGAGTCGTGGACGGTGCGCCGGCTGGAGCGCGAGGCTCGGCGCGCGCCGGCGGTGGGAGGGAGCACGGCCGCGCAAGGGGGGGGGACGCGCGAGGCCGTCATCGCCGACCTCGAGCGCCGGCTCACGCAGCATCTGGGCACGAAGGTGACGATCGTCACGGGCGCGACGGGCACGCGGGGGCGGATCGTCGTGGAGTTCTACGACCTCGACCACTTCGACGGGCTGATGACGAGGATGGGCCTGGTACAAGGCAAGTAG
- a CDS encoding TetR/AcrR family transcriptional regulator, whose product MTTVADRLLNHASTIFEAKGFNAVGIDLLLAEAGVAKMSLYKHFKSKDGLVLAALRRRDHRFRETFAALVEARASEPRARMLAVFDVLSRWFERDDFRGCIFLNAAAEFPEADGPIRRAVAEHKAWLREYLGSLARAAGAPDPPTLAAELALLVDGAIARAHAAGEADAATTARRAAEAIVRSAFAAGMPA is encoded by the coding sequence ATGACCACGGTTGCCGATCGTCTTCTCAATCATGCTTCCACCATCTTCGAGGCCAAGGGGTTCAATGCCGTCGGCATCGATCTCCTCCTCGCCGAGGCCGGCGTCGCCAAGATGTCGCTCTACAAGCACTTCAAGTCCAAGGACGGCCTTGTGCTCGCGGCCCTGCGCCGGCGCGATCATCGCTTCCGCGAGACCTTCGCCGCGCTGGTCGAAGCGCGGGCTTCGGAGCCGCGGGCCAGGATGCTCGCCGTGTTCGACGTGCTGTCCCGGTGGTTTGAGCGGGACGATTTCCGCGGGTGCATCTTCCTGAACGCTGCGGCTGAGTTCCCCGAGGCGGACGGCCCCATCCGGCGTGCTGTCGCCGAACACAAAGCCTGGCTCCGCGAGTACCTCGGCTCGCTCGCTCGGGCCGCGGGCGCGCCAGATCCCCCCACTCTCGCGGCCGAACTTGCGTTACTGGTGGACGGCGCGATCGCCCGCGCCCACGCCGCAGGAGAGGCGGACGCTGCGACCACCGCCCGGCGAGCAGCCGAGGCGATTGTGCGGTCAGCCTTCGCTGCCGGGATGCCTGCCTAG
- a CDS encoding Mrp/NBP35 family ATP-binding protein — translation MSRLCTTPLASPDCPRCILYRFYGEVPPPHPARAARHDQMTQPPEAPPAPQSVAPALPGVRHAIAVGAGKGGVGKSTIAVNLAVALARRGHAVGLLDGDIYGPSLPTMLGLHALEQAVVAGKLAPHAVHGIKAITIGKLVETEKPLIWRGPMAHGAFKQLVERTDWGELDYLVIDLPPGTGDVSLTLAQTLRLTGAVVVCTPQKVAQDDAVRAVRMFQQLGIPVLGVVENMSWFIGDDGKEYDIFGRGGAEMMAQRLGLPFLGAVPINMALRANSDTGEPPKNFDPPTAGGRPLPDALNSLAHNLEAQVALAVMRTRGPELRVS, via the coding sequence ATGTCACGCCTCTGCACAACGCCCCTTGCATCCCCGGATTGCCCGCGCTGCATCCTCTATCGTTTCTACGGAGAGGTTCCCCCGCCACACCCCGCCCGAGCTGCAAGGCACGACCAGATGACCCAACCACCTGAAGCCCCCCCCGCTCCGCAGTCCGTTGCCCCCGCTCTGCCGGGCGTGCGTCACGCGATCGCCGTGGGGGCGGGCAAGGGCGGCGTGGGCAAGTCCACGATCGCCGTGAACCTGGCCGTTGCGCTCGCGCGGCGCGGTCACGCGGTCGGCCTGCTCGACGGCGACATCTACGGCCCGTCGCTGCCGACCATGCTGGGGCTGCACGCTCTGGAGCAGGCCGTCGTGGCGGGCAAGCTCGCGCCGCACGCCGTACACGGCATCAAGGCCATCACGATCGGCAAGCTCGTCGAGACGGAGAAGCCGCTCATCTGGCGCGGGCCGATGGCGCACGGCGCGTTCAAGCAACTCGTCGAGCGCACCGATTGGGGCGAACTCGACTACCTCGTCATCGACCTGCCGCCCGGCACCGGCGACGTGAGCCTCACGCTCGCCCAGACGCTGCGCCTCACCGGCGCGGTCGTCGTCTGCACGCCGCAGAAGGTGGCGCAGGACGACGCGGTGCGGGCCGTGCGCATGTTCCAGCAGCTGGGCATCCCGGTGCTGGGCGTGGTGGAGAACATGTCCTGGTTCATCGGCGACGACGGGAAGGAGTACGACATCTTCGGGAGGGGGGGGGCTGAGATGATGGCCCAGCGGCTCGGGCTGCCCTTCCTCGGCGCGGTGCCGATCAACATGGCCCTGCGCGCCAACAGCGACACCGGCGAGCCCCCGAAGAACTTCGACCCCCCCACCGCCGGCGGCCGCCCGCTTCCGGACGCGCTCAACTCCCTGGCTCACAACCTCGAAGCCCAGGTCGCCCTCGCCGTGATGCGCACGCGCGGCCCGGAACTGCGGGTGAGCTGA
- a CDS encoding PhoH family protein produces MIREALGVNVAARNDLIRVSGEPGAVGVARSVLERLCEGAARSGGATVRSRQDVLGLIADESARMASDGATRANGPIAGIRDWDGRLEVYAAGRPVRPKTANQQAYIDCIRDHDLVIAIGPAGTGKTYLAVAAAVHLLKTGRISKIILARPAVEAGEKLGFLPGGLEAKVNPFLRPLFDALHDMMDFPTIRRFMDNDVIEVVPLAYMRGRTLNNAVIICDEAQNTTRGQMKMFLTRMGHGSKMIVTGDVTQIDLPEPTDSGLIDAARRLRRVQGVGVVGLDGSDVVRHTLVQRVIEAYGEEDHSERHRAMLEQALGRDDVPLQGG; encoded by the coding sequence ATGATCCGCGAGGCTCTCGGCGTCAACGTCGCCGCCCGCAACGACCTCATCCGGGTCAGCGGCGAGCCGGGCGCGGTCGGTGTCGCGCGAAGCGTACTCGAACGACTCTGCGAGGGCGCGGCCCGCTCGGGCGGCGCGACTGTCCGATCCCGCCAGGACGTCCTGGGCCTCATCGCTGACGAGAGCGCACGCATGGCCTCCGACGGCGCGACCCGCGCCAACGGCCCCATCGCCGGCATCCGTGACTGGGATGGCAGGCTCGAGGTCTACGCCGCGGGCCGGCCCGTCCGACCCAAGACCGCGAACCAGCAGGCCTACATCGACTGCATCCGCGACCACGACCTCGTCATCGCCATCGGCCCCGCGGGCACGGGCAAGACCTACCTTGCCGTTGCCGCCGCCGTGCATCTGCTCAAGACCGGCCGGATCAGCAAAATCATCCTCGCGCGTCCGGCCGTCGAGGCGGGCGAGAAACTCGGCTTCCTCCCCGGCGGCCTCGAGGCGAAGGTCAACCCTTTTCTCCGCCCGCTCTTCGACGCCCTGCACGACATGATGGACTTCCCCACCATCCGCCGCTTCATGGACAACGACGTCATCGAGGTCGTGCCCCTCGCCTACATGCGCGGCCGCACCCTCAACAACGCCGTCATCATCTGCGACGAGGCCCAGAACACCACCCGCGGCCAGATGAAGATGTTCCTCACCCGCATGGGACACGGCTCGAAGATGATCGTGACCGGCGACGTCACCCAGATCGACCTCCCCGAGCCGACCGACAGCGGCCTGATCGACGCCGCCCGCAGGCTGCGCCGCGTCCAGGGCGTCGGCGTGGTCGGGCTGGACGGCTCCGACGTGGTGCGGCACACCCTCGTGCAACGGGTCATCGAGGCCTACGGCGAGGAAGACCACAGCGAGCGGCACCGCGCCATGCTGGAGCAGGCCCTCGGTCGGGACGATGTACCCTTGCAGGGCGGCTGA
- a CDS encoding NUDIX domain-containing protein codes for MFQCGPARGLPAGCSNPVPTVAASCSWLALCHGGVAFARSECERCLFRLQTHSERSVSNTPHRIEIIARGLALRGQHVLVCANRKQGYLYLPGGHVELGESSSAALVREFKEETGLTVVAGRLMLVSENAFTQQERLRHEINLVFHVEHHPAWPDVVPSLEPDIAFRWLDLAAVVDADLRPATIKAWIVAGCQPDGWIWHRDR; via the coding sequence GTGTTTCAATGCGGACCGGCGAGGGGGCTTCCAGCAGGCTGCTCAAACCCCGTCCCAACCGTCGCGGCTTCGTGCTCATGGCTGGCATTATGCCACGGCGGGGTCGCATTCGCACGCTCGGAATGCGAGCGATGCCTCTTTCGGTTACAAACTCACTCGGAGCGATCCGTGTCCAACACCCCCCACCGCATCGAGATCATCGCCCGAGGCCTGGCTCTGCGAGGACAGCATGTTCTTGTCTGCGCCAACCGCAAGCAAGGCTATCTCTATCTTCCGGGGGGGCACGTCGAGCTTGGCGAATCGTCTTCAGCTGCCTTGGTGCGGGAGTTCAAGGAGGAGACGGGCTTGACCGTCGTGGCCGGCAGACTGATGCTCGTGAGTGAGAACGCCTTCACCCAGCAAGAACGCCTGAGACACGAGATCAACCTGGTGTTCCACGTGGAACACCACCCCGCGTGGCCGGATGTCGTGCCGAGTCTCGAACCGGACATTGCGTTCCGCTGGCTCGACCTCGCCGCGGTCGTTGATGCCGATCTTCGCCCTGCCACCATCAAGGCATGGATCGTTGCCGGGTGTCAACCCGACGGCTGGATCTGGCATCGCGATCGTTGA